One genomic window of Solanum dulcamara chromosome 10, daSolDulc1.2, whole genome shotgun sequence includes the following:
- the LOC129870013 gene encoding probable splicing factor 3A subunit 1, whose product MFGTTAILPLPAPPLDGNLGPTPPAQVVEEPKDDTMEENEEDNNKANKIPASVATHTRTIGIIYPPPDIRSIVDKTSQFVAKNGPEFEKRIVLNNAGNAKFNFLNASDPYHAYYQHRLADARAQNQASGEQPTQPEDKEAAPAPPTADGAEAISKPDPSSQFRPVRKVLEPPEAEQYTVRLPEGITGEELDIIKLTAQFVARNGKSFLTGLTSREINNPQFHFLKPTHSMFMFFTSLADAYSKVLMPPKGLTDKLQKSAADMTTVLERCLHRLEWERSQEQARQKAEDEIEQERVQMAMIDWHDFVVVETIDFADDEDQDLPPPMTLEEVIRRSKMPTLEEDEYVEPGKEVEMEMDEEEVQLVEEGMRAATLEESGGVKSAETMAIPEEQDPPMRIVKNWKRPEERILAERDPTKYVVSPITGELIPINEMSEHMRISLIDPKYKEQKDRMFAKIKETTLAQDDEISRNIVGLARTRPDIFGTTEEEVSNAVKAEIEKKKEEPKQVIWDGHTGSIGRTANQAMSQNSADDQNDAANDARNLPGPQAPPPPKPGFPSIRPLPPPPGLALNIPRPPNTVQYSTPGVAAPPPPRPPMVNMIPQVRPPPPPMPQIPGQQNHMVNRPPMPPSMAMNSHSLPIPPPPGSQFTPLGAPRPFVPHPMSQPGMSMVPPPPMPQGMPPPPPPEEVPPLPEEPEPKRQKLDESVLIPEDQFLAQHLGPARINVSVPNTDEGNLKGQVLEIAVQSLSETIASLKEKISGEIQLPANKQKLSGKAGFLKDNLSLAYYNVASGETLGLSLRERGGRKR is encoded by the exons ATGTTTGGCACCACAGCGATATTACCCCTTCCGGCGCCCCCGTTGGATGGGAATCTGGGACCAACACCTCCAGCTCAGGTGGTAGAGGAACCAAAGGATGATACAATGGAAGAGAATGAAGAGGACAACAACAAAGCCAACAAGATTCCAGCATCTGTTGCAACACATACGAGAACTATTGGTATCATTTATCCCCCTCCAGATATTAGGAGTATTGTTGACAAAACTTCACAGTTTGTTGCCAAGAATGGTCCGGAATTTGAGAAGAGGATTGTTCTAAATAATGCTGGCAATGCAAAATTTAACTTCCTTAATGCCTCTGATCCTTACCATGCCTATTATCAGCACCGTTTGGCTGACGCTCGCGCACAGAATCAGGCTTCTGGAGAGCAGCCTACTCAGCCAGAAGACAAAGAAGCAGCCCCTGCTCCTCCTACCGCTGATGGTGCTGAGGCAATTTCTAAACCTGATCCGTCATCTCAGTTTAGACCTGTCAGAAAGGTTCTTGAGCCACCTGAGGCAGAACAATATACTGTTAGGCTCCCTGAAGGGATCACAGGTGAAGAACTGGATATTATTAAGCTTACAGCACAATTTGTGGCGAGAAATGGGAAGTCTTTCTTAACAGGGTTAACAAGCAGGGAGATTAATAATCCCCAATTTCATTTTCTAAAGCCCACTCACAGCATGTTCATGTTTTTCACTTCACTTGCGGATGCGTATTCAAAAGTTCTGATGCCTCCTAAAGGCTTGACAGATAAGCTGCAGAAGAGTGCTGCTGACATGACAACAGTCCTAGAGCGATGTCTGCATCGGTTGGAATGGGAAAGGTCACAGGAGCAGGCTAGACAAAAAGCTGAAGATGAGATAGAACAGGAGAGGGTGCAGATGGCTATGATTGATTGGCatgattttgttgttgttgagacTATAGATTTTGCTGATGACGAGGATCAGGATTTACCTCCACCTATGACCCTCGAGGAGGTTATAAGGAGGAGCAAGATGCCTACATTGGAGGAAGACGAGTATGTTGAGCCTGGAAAAGAGGTGGAAATGGAGATGGATGAAGAAGAGGTGCAGCTAGTTGAAGAAGGTATGCGAGCTGCGACTCTTGAAGAGAGTGGTGGTGTCAAGAGTGCTGAAACCATGGCAATTCCAGAGGAACAGGACCCACCAATGCGAATTGTGAAGAACTGGAAGAGGCCTGAAGAGAGGATCCTGGCAGAAAGGGACCCAACTAAGTATGTTGTCTCTCCTATAACCGGTGAGCTAATTCCTATTAATGAGATGTCTGAACATATGAGGATCTCTCTCATTGATCCGAAGTACAAGGAACAGAAGGACAGGATGTTTGCGAAGATTAAAGAGACGACTCTTGCGCAGGATGATGAGATTTCTAGGAACATTGTTGGACTTGCACGAACCCGTCCGGATATATTTGGTACTACGGAAGAAGAAGTTTCAAATGCGGTCAAGGCTGAGattgagaaaaagaaagaagagccGAAGCAAGTCATATGGGATGGTCACACGGGTAGCATTGGTCGCACTGCAAACCAGGCAATGTCTCAGAACAGTGCAGATGATCAGAATGATGCTGCAAATGATGCAAGAAACCTTCCTGGACCGCAGGCTCCTCCACCTCCCAAGCCCGGTTTTCCATCTATTAGGCCACTACCTCCACCTCCTGGGCTTGCACTGAATATTCCCAGGCCTCCTAATACAGTCCAGTATTCTACTCCTGGGGTTGCTGCTCCGCCTCCACCTCGACCACCTATGGTTAACATGATTCCTCAGGTTCGGCCCCCACCTCCTCCCATGCCACAGATTCCAGGTCAGCAAAATCACATGGTGAATCGTCCGCCAATGCCTCCATCGATGGCTATGAATTCTCATAGCCTTCCTATTCCACCACCTCCTGGATCACAGTTTACACCTTTGGGAGCACCTCGACCCTTTGTTCCCCACCCGATGTCCCAGCCCGGTATGTCTATGGTCCCACCACCTCCTATGCCCCAAGGAATGCCGCCTCCTCCTCCACCGGAGGAAGTCCCTCCTCTCCCTGAAGAGCCAGAACCGAAGAGGCAAAAGCTTGATGAGTCTGTTCTCATTCCTGAAGACCAGTTTTTGGCTCAGCATTTG GGACCTGCAAGGATCAATGTATCTGTGCCAAATACTGACGAAGGGAATCTCAAAGGACAAGTTTTGGAAATCGCAGTGCAATCTCTGTCCGAAACCATTGCCAGTCTAAAAGAGAAGATTTCCGGGGAGATCCAGCTTCCTGCGAACAAACAAAAGCTGAGTGGAAAGGCTGGTTTTCTCAAGGACAACTTGTCTCTGGCATACTATAATGTTGCATCTGGAGAAACACTCGGTCTATCACTAAGAGAACGTGGTGGGAGAAAGAGATGA